From the Tachysurus fulvidraco isolate hzauxx_2018 chromosome 21, HZAU_PFXX_2.0, whole genome shotgun sequence genome, the window CTGAGCTGTAGTAGTACTCCTGGTCCCGGGCCTCTGTGGTGTTCCTGATGCCCCTCTCCCACCCCTGAAGATCCCAGGTGGGCGAGGGAATGGCACACGGGATCACTCTCCCTCAGCTCGGCCACTCTACACGGTGAGGAATAGACGCACATGCATGCTGACAGATGCTAACAGAATGCTAACTTTTAATCAATTTAACTGTTCCATATGGACATTTTATACAGTTTGTCAGAACATGCatgatttttcttatttatgaAAATTTACTGATGGTTTCATGCTTTCATTATGGTTCTTGGTACAACTTGAGCTATTTTATTTCTCAGACTCTAGATAAATAGAGCTCTGTCTGCATCTGTTCTTATGTGGTCCTCTTATGATGTACTAGGAGTAGTTTGAGTTTAATGGCGAAGGACTGAATGATATGGAACGTGCAGCTAGAGGTCGTATCTTTAGCTTGTGATGTAGTAATGTCAGTATAACTTTTAATCAGACCAGTGTGAAAACTATACTGTATCGTTCTGTTAAACCTTTAGAACAGGCTTGAATGTCATCTTTTGGACATTTTTAATATGAAatgcctctttctctctccaggACAGGAAGTTAAGTGTGATCGAACGTCCTGCTGGAGGTGGTTCCCCGGCGACGTTGCACTTCCTTAGCCGACCCACAGTCTCTCGTGTGATTAGCTGGGAGGCTGTTGTCCGCGGTGAAGCCCTATACGTTGAGATTCCTCATGATCCACTTCCAGAGGGCAGCAAGGAGAGGTTAGAGGCTGTCTAGTGGGGCGGGTGGGAGTGTTAAAAAGTGACCCAGCTTAAAGTgatgttaattaatttaaatattagtgaaGTTAACGTTGAAACCTAAATTGCATTGGATAAAGTGAGGAATGAACCTAGATATTTTGTTTTCCCCTCCTTAGCTTTGCATCTCTGCTGGAGTTTGCTGAAGAACATTTAAAGGTCACCAGcgtgtttgtttgcttttacaAGAACAGAGATGATCGTGGTATGTTTCTGCTTCACTTCACTACCATTAGTATTTATGAAGTCATGGTGTAATGGGTCTTG encodes:
- the oaz1b gene encoding LOW QUALITY PROTEIN: ornithine decarboxylase antizyme 1b (The sequence of the model RefSeq protein was modified relative to this genomic sequence to represent the inferred CDS: deleted 1 base in 1 codon), yielding MVKSNLQRILNSHCFAREKEGKPQCQTKMDALNCNNLSDRISNLSLSCSSTPGPGPLWCSDAPLPPLKIPGGRGNGTRDHSPSARPLYTDRKLSVIERPAGGGSPATLHFLSRPTVSRVISWEAVVRGEALYVEIPHDPLPEGSKESFASLLEFAEEHLKVTSVFVCFYKNRDDRAKLVRTFSFLGFEVVSPGRSPVPPRPDVFFMAYNFDRDSSDED